Genomic DNA from Amycolatopsis alba DSM 44262:
CGCCGCTGCTTTCGAGCTGTCGCGCTTCCGCCGCCAGCGCGAACGGCTCGACCAGCACGAACCGCGACAGGTGGGTGGGCACGCCGGCGAACGTGCCCGCCCCGAACTGGCTGAAGGTGTGGTGCCGTCCGTCCACGACGACGTTGTGCGCGGCCTGCGCGCCCCCGTTGAAGCGGACGACGGCGGTGGTGGGCCGGTCGGCGCAGAGCGCGTCGACCACGGCCCCCTTGCCCTCGTCGCCGAACCCGAGCCCGACCACCACCACGTGCCCGTCCAGGAGGCTCACCGCAGCACCACGTCGCTCGGGCCGTCCGGCTCGGGCACCGCCGAGGTGACGACCGATTTGGCGCCCAGTTTCGCCAGCGCCTTGCCGACAGCCTTGCTCTCGGCGACCGAGCCGATGTCCGCGAGGTCGGTGAGCGCCCGGTCGACGTCGACGACCCGTTCCTCCAGCCCGATCGTGGCCGCGATCAGTTCGCACACCGCGCCGGGATCGTCGAGTTTGAGGAAGTTCTGGCCGAGCAGGCCGCTCCAGTGCTCGCCGATCTCCGGGTCGTTGTAGTACGAGGACTGGTTCGGCAGCACGAAGTAGACGTGCCACTTGCGGGCCAGCTCCCGGTACACCGACGCCGGGTCGATGTCCTCTCGCACGTCGTCGCCGAGCACACGGCGGATGTGGCGTGCCTCCAGCGCGGGCTTGTTCAGCTCGTCGCCGATGAGGAACAGATAGCCCTTGCGGCCGCGGTTCTGCCACGCGTCGGTCACCACGTGCCGGGCCATGAAGTAGGCGGCCAGCTCGTAGGACTCGCTCTTCTGCCCGCCACCACCGCCTTCGAGGAACATCGTGCGCAGCTGCTCGTCCATCCGGTTGTCCGATTCGAACTGCCCGATCTGCAACGGGACCCGGTCGCTGTCGGCGTCGCCGATCGCGCCGAACAGCACCTGCGGATCGGCCAGGTACCCGCGGCGCTTCAGCAGGCCGTGCAGTTTGCCGAGTTTGCCCTGCATGATCCGCGGTACCCGGCGCATCGAGCCGGTGACGTCGAACAGCACCGCGATCGGCGTCGAATCGGTGTGGTCGGCTGAATCCCGGCATTCCCGGACGGCGTTCCGCGGGTCGAGCGCGGCCGCGGCCTTCCAGTCTTTCGCGGGTTTGGCGCGGAGGTCGGCGCTGTAGCCGAAATCGTCCTCGCCCTTGGCCGCGCGGAAGGTCTTCGCGGCGGCGTAGGCGTTGTCGTCCCAGTGTCCGTGTCCCATGGTCAGGCTCCTGTCTCGGGGATGAGGAAAGGGCGGAAGGTGCGGGGGCCGTACAGCTCGCCGAGCAGGCAGTCGTACTCGTCGAGCAGGTCGGCCGCGTCGGGTCGCTGTGCCGGGTCGTCCTGCGTGCACCACCTGGCGAACTCGCGTTGGCGGGTTTCTCCGTGCGCCAGCAGGGAAAGCATCAGGCTGTGGAGCATGTGGACGTCGGTGGCCGCGGTCATCGGCAGTCCCTTGTGGACTTCCGGTGGGTACTCGGCGGAGTTGTCCACCGCCAGCGGCAGAGTGCCGCTTTCGACGGCGAAGGACCAGCCGATCAGGACGATGCCGTGTTGTCCGGGATGGACGAGCACGTTGTCCGCGGTGAGGTGGCCGTGGACGACCCCCGCGCGGTGCGCGCCCGCGACGGCGCGCAGCAGACGCCGGTGCATCCAGGCGTAATCGCGGCCGTCGAGCCCGTCCGGGAAGGCCTTCCCGATCTCGGCGAGGGTGGTGAACCCGTCGACGAGCGGATCGAGGACGCTGAACGCGCGGTCGCCCCGCGCCACCGGGCCCGAGGTGTCGAGCAGCCGCGGATAGTAGGGGCGAAGCCAGCGGTGCCGTTCGGTGAAGCCGTCGAGCGTGCGCAACGCCGTCCACTCGGCGTGGACGAGCGGGTTGAGCGCCGGGTCGCGGACGAGTTTGACCAGATGCGGTCCGGTGGTGCGGTAAGTCGTCGCGACACTGCCCACGGCGTGCGGGGTCGTGAGGGTGTACGCCGATGTCGCCGTGGTGACGGTCTGGCGCCGGGCGCGTTTCCAGTCGTCGTAGCGGCGATTGAGGACCGCGGCCGCCTGGTGTGCCCGCTTGTCGCCGGGGTTGCGGTCGGGATGGAGCGCCGCCGCCAGGTCGCGGTAGCGATGGTGGGCGAACAGTGTTGCCGCGTCGACCGAGTTCTCGATCAGTGTCACGGCGTCGTCCCTGGTGAGCATAGTTTGAGTCTAGACGACTCTTACCTGGGGCGGCAAGGGGTACTCGGGTGACCGCCGGCACGTGGGCACAAATCCCGTGCCGTTTCGCCGCTTCGGGAAATAGCCTGAAACGACCGACGGAAAGGACCTGCGTGCCGGACAGATCGCGGAAGTCCAGAATTCTTTTCCGGGTGTTGCTGGTCGGAGCCCCGCTTGTCTACCTGTTGTGTGCCGCCTGGGGATACTTCGGCACCCACGTGCGTGAACTGAACATCGGCGAGGAAGTCACGGTCACCGAGATCTCGGGATGCGACGAGGGCGGACCGCCGATGAGCGGTCAGCTCCCCTTCTGCTCGGGGGAGTGGCGGTTCGACGACGGACGCACCGGCAGCGGGAGCATCGAGGGGGACAAGGTCGCGAAAGGCGACAAGATCTACGCCGGCGACGGATTCGTCTACCGGTCGAGGTCCTCGCTGATCTGGACCACGGTGGTCACCGGCCTGATCGGCGTGGTGCTGCTGGGCATGGCGATCACCCTTTGCGTCCTGTACCGGCGGCTGGACGCGATCCGGCGGCGTCAGAAGAGCTGACGCCGCCGGGTGCCCGTCAGGGCCGGGTCGCTTCGATCTGCCGTTCGTCCTCGGTCGAGCAGGTCGTCACCGGATCGTTCGGCCCGCTCCCGCACGTCCAGGCGCCGATCACCACCGGGCCGGGGCCCTGGGGTGACGCGGCTTCGTCGGGTGTCAGCTTGGTGAAGTAGTCCGTGAGCACCTGTGTCGCTTCGGCGCAGTCGGTCTTTCCGTGCGCGATGACTTTGTTCTTCGAGCCCTGAAGCCCGGCGACTTCGCCGCAGGGCGTGCCGGCGGGGGTGGGCGCGACGGAGGGGGAGGACGGCGACGGCGCGGCCGCCGGGGCGGGATCGGCGCCGCAGCCGCTCAGCAGGACGACGGCGAGCGCGGCGGGAAGTACGGCGAGGGTCTTCATGGGCCCTTCTTCTCGGGGATGGTTCATTCGACGGGGACGACGGCGGCGAACACGTTCTGTTCGCCCTTGCTGCAACTGGTGCCGCCTTGCGCGGCGGGAGCGCCGGAGACGCACAGCCAGCCGTCGACGGTCTCGCTGACCGGCTCGTCCGAGCCCGCGGACTGGCGTCCGGCGATTCTCTTGTGGAACGAGCCGACGATCACTGTCGCGTCCGGACAGGAGACTCCCGGCCCGTTGAGCACCTGCAGGGTCAGCCCGCTCGCCGCGGTCACCGTCCCGCACGAACCCTGTACCGGTTCAGCGGGTTTCGGTTTGGGGGCGGGAGCCGGGGCAGCGGACGGACTCGGCGCGGTTTGCGAGGGGATCGGCGGTAGCGGCACGGTGGACACGGGTAAGGAGTGCGAAGGCTGCGAGACCGTCATCGAGTTGACTGGCGGTGGCGGGGTCTCGCCCGAACAGGCGGCGAGCGTTCCGGCGGCGGCGCAGGCCGCGAACAAGCGCCTGCACGTTCCCGTGGTCGTCGAGACGGGCAAGGCGATCCTTTCGTCGGCCGGTCGTGGCCGGCCCATTCTGACCCGGCCGGGCCCGATGACGTGGCATTGAGCCATGTTCGGTTCGCGGGAGGCTATCGCGTCGAGCGCGCGGTGATACGCGAGGACCGCCCAAGCAGTGTCCATTGTGGACAATTAACATGCCGTTCACGGCACGACAACACCCTGTTGCCGTGGCGAACCGATCGGACGAATCCGGCCCGTAACCGTTAACACGCGGCCCCGTTCTGCCGAAAACAAAGGTAGCGCTCCGGCGTGTCCCAGTCCCCGTCACCGAAACCGTGAGAGCGATGAAGACCGACGAACAGACCGATCCCGCGTCACCCCAGGCCACCGCACCGGCGAACACGGAGCTGCCACCGACGGCACCGTGCACCGTCGTCTGGTGTGGCGGCCGCCCGTACGTCCTCGAGAGCTCCGCCGGCCACACGCGCTGGATGGGCACCGACCATCGAGGCAGGCCCGTGGCGCTGACCAGCGCGGACCTGCAACGCCGCGGCTGGACCCACACCAGGGCCAGCTGACGCGGGAGGACCTGCCGCCGCTGGCTAGGCTGAGCGGGTGAGTACGCCCCCCGAACCGAGCGTGACCAGCGAAGAGCCTTCCCTGCTGCGGCAGGCCCTGAACGTCCCCAACATGCTTTCCATCCTCCGGCTCGCCGGGGTGCCGGTCTTCCTGTGGCTCCTGCTCGGCCCGAAGGAGGACGGCTGGGCGCTCGCACTGCTCGTGTTCAGCGCCCTCACGGACTGGCTCGATGGCAAACTCGCCCGCTGGCTCAACCAGATGTCCCGGCTCGGCCAGCTGCTCGACCCCGCCGCGGACCGGCTCTACATCCTCGCGACGCTCATCGCCTTCCTGCTCCGCGACATCATCCCGTGGTGGCTGGTGGTCCCGCTGGTCGTACGGGAGGCCGTGCTGGGCGTCTGCGTGCTGCTGCTCCGGCGCCGCGGGTTCGCCCCGCCGGAGGTCACCTACATCGGCAAGGGCGCCACCTTCGTGCTGATGTACGCCTTCCCGTTCCTGCTGCTCACCCAGGGCGGCTCCGACATCGCCGCGATCGCCCGGCCGATCGGGTACGCCTTCACGGCGTGGGGCGCGGTCCTGTACGTCTATTCGGGCGTGCTGTACGTCATCCAGACCATCCAGGCACTGCGGACGGCCGATCCGGCGGGCTTGCGGGAGGCGCCGGGCGCGTGACCCGGCGGGATGCGAAACTGCGCGCGTCGGTTTCGAGTGAGGGCACCAGAAAGGGGAGCGGCGTTGTCGACTCCAGAAGAACTGCGGTACACCGAGGAACACGAGTGGGTCTCCGTGCGCGACGGGGGGCTCGTGCGCGTGGGCATCACGGAGTACGCCCAGGACCAGCTCGGTGACGTGGTGTTCGTCGAACTGCCGGAGGTCGGCAAGCAGGTCGGCTCGGGCGACACGTTCGGCGAGGTCGAGTCGACCAAGAGCGTTTCGGAGCTGTTCGCCCCGCTCGACGGCGAGGTGGTCGCGGTCAACGACGCGGTGACCGAGTCACCCGAGCTGATCAACAGCGACCCCTACGGCGAGGGCTGGCTGATCGAACTCCGCCTCGACGACGCGAGCAGCGTCGATTCCCTGCTCGAGGCCGAGGCGTACCAGGCGCTGATCAAGGAATAGCCGCAGGCCGCGGCCCTCCGGGAAGAGTAGGGGGAGCCGCGGGCCGGAGTTTCGATCAGGCACGGTACGTTTGACCTCCACACGTTCTTGAGTAGTAGTGGCAACACACATGCGTTAGGAGAGCTCAGGTGAGCACGAACGACGGGCCCGGCGTTCCCCCGGAGCAGTCTCCGGAGCGGACTTCTGTCTTCCGGGCCGACTTCCTGGCCGACGTCGAAGGCACTGAGGCTCCTCCGGCTGCCGAGGCCCCCGTCCAGGGTGTGGACGCGCTGCCCGCGGGTTCCGCGTTGCTGGTCGTCAAGCGCGGCCCGAACGCGGGTT
This window encodes:
- a CDS encoding CDP-alcohol phosphatidyltransferase family protein, with translation MSTPPEPSVTSEEPSLLRQALNVPNMLSILRLAGVPVFLWLLLGPKEDGWALALLVFSALTDWLDGKLARWLNQMSRLGQLLDPAADRLYILATLIAFLLRDIIPWWLVVPLVVREAVLGVCVLLLRRRGFAPPEVTYIGKGATFVLMYAFPFLLLTQGGSDIAAIARPIGYAFTAWGAVLYVYSGVLYVIQTIQALRTADPAGLREAPGA
- the gcvH gene encoding glycine cleavage system protein GcvH — translated: MSTPEELRYTEEHEWVSVRDGGLVRVGITEYAQDQLGDVVFVELPEVGKQVGSGDTFGEVESTKSVSELFAPLDGEVVAVNDAVTESPELINSDPYGEGWLIELRLDDASSVDSLLEAEAYQALIKE